In Juglans microcarpa x Juglans regia isolate MS1-56 chromosome 7D, Jm3101_v1.0, whole genome shotgun sequence, the following are encoded in one genomic region:
- the LOC121238324 gene encoding uncharacterized protein LOC121238324 produces the protein MDVLGVNHVNSKKQQTSASKRSKKPLKVVYISTPMKVKTSASEFRDLVQKLTGRDSDTARFMELNIGADHHQEPCNFSDHEQQQLIMNEASEFPRSISYSSEMLQPYSEASAFKSFSELLQLDVFRSFGSM, from the coding sequence ATGGATGTGCTTGGTGTTAACCACGTGAACAGCAAAAAGCAGCAGACCTCGGCCTCCAAACGAAGTAAAAAGCCTCTCAAAGTTGTTTACATATCAACCCCCATGAAGGTCAAGACCAGTGCCTCGGAGTTCAGAGACCTTGTCCAGAAACTCACCGGCCGAGACTCCGATACGGCACGGTTTATGGAGCTTAATATCGGTGCCGATCATCATCAAGAACCTTGTAACTTTTCCGATCATGAACAACAACAACTGATCATGAATGAGGCATCGGAGTTTCCTCGTTCCATATCTTATAGCAGCGAGATGCTGCAGCCATATTCAGAGGCTTCAGCTTTCAAATCATTCTCTGAGCTTCTTCAGCTGGACGTGTTCAGAAGTTTTGGTTCAATGTAA
- the LOC121240103 gene encoding nudix hydrolase 16, mitochondrial, whose amino-acid sequence MCDLVARTGRHQQRYEAGCRLVAGCIPFRHRNSEGSEDANIGKIVEVLMINSTSGPGLLFPKGGWENDETVQEAAVREAIEEAGVRGELMDFLGYHQFKSKTHQDEFCPEGLCKAAMFALFVKEELESWPEMNTRKRTWLTVPEAVDSCRHSWMRDALENGFSKWYAERMMTAGEDISAEH is encoded by the exons ATGTGTGATTTGGTGGCCCGCACTGGTAGGCATCAGCAACGGTACGAGGCCGGTTGTCGCCTAGTTGCCGG GTGTATTCCATTTAGGCATAGAAATTCAGAAGGGAGTGAAGATGCCAATATTGGGAAGATTGTCGAGGTTCTTATGATTAACTCAACAAGTGGACCAGGTCTTTTGTTTCCAAAG GGAGGCTGGGAGAATGACGAAACTGTTCAGGAGGCTGCAGTAAGGGAAGCTATCGAAGAGGCTGGAGTTCGGGGGGAGCTAATG GATTTCCTGGGTTATCATCAATTTAAGAGTAAAACCCATCAGGACGAGTTTTGTCCAGAAGGTCTATGTAAAGCTGCAATGTTTGCTTTGTTCGTTAAGGAGGAGCTTGAGTCATGGCCGGAGATGAACACCCGAAAAAGAACTTGGTTGACTGTACCAGAGGCAGTGGATAGTTGTCGGCATTCATGGATGAGGGATGCCCTGGAGAATGGCTTCTCCAAATGGTATGCAGAGAGAATGATGACTGCAGGGGAGGACATTTCTGCGGAACATTGA